TCAGGAACAGATGAGTATGAACAACTGTGTGCTTCTCAAACCTTAGCCCCACATTTGATTCTGAGCTTCCTGGcgagcaaagccaaaagaatagTTAGCTACCAAATTGTCCAACCAAGGAACTGTCCTCTTCTGGACACAGAAGAGCTCACTTGAAAGCAGTGTGTGGGTGGTTCTTCGCACGCCTGCGCAGCTTCCTGCTGGCTCGCTCTGGTGTGGTGTTACTCAGTTCAGCCTCTTCATTTAACGTGAGCGTTTCCTTCCAGGGACAATGAACCATTCCTTGCAGGACCCTGGCTCTCGAGGCATTCACGAAGAAGGAAAACTTTATATTGTGGATTCCATAAACGACTTAAACAAGCTGACCCTCTGCCCTGCCGGATCGGAGCACTTGTTCCGTACGTATGCCCCTGGTGGCTGCTGGGCAACGTAGAAATCCCAAGGCAACTAACTGTGCATGCGTGGGTGCAGGGTAGGCATCAGGGATCTCTGGGCACTGAGAATGCTGTTTATTGTTAGGCAATTTTTGTTTTCGTACTCCACATCCTTCCCCAGAATTTTTGGGCTTTGCTGGCTTCTCAGCAGGAGTTGAATTCTTCAAAAGTTCCaagaagcagccaggcatggcgcTATGCatttgtaatgccagcacttggtagaGTAAGGCAGGAGATCACAAGTTtgtagccagcctgggatacacagagagaccttgtttcaaacctCCTaagtccccaccaccaccaaaaaataagGCCTTTTTCTTTGGTGAAAAATCTTGTGGAGTTTCTGTCCTCGGGCAGGGGGGAACCCGAAGAATGGCTACCAAGGCTTGCTCGGTCCCTCTTGGGCTGTTGTGCCTCCTAATGACCAAAATTAGGTCCCTTATAGTATCCACTGTGCCTCAGGGGTCTTGTTTTATTGAAGATTACTGAGAAAATGTTTAGTACattgaggagtttttttttttaatcattaaaattCTGTTGGGTAGCAGTCAACTTCATTTTCTACTTTCAAGTTACAAATTGCCCAATTAAAGCATCAGAAGCAGGCATGGCTGGGGGAGGGTGGGGGCCAGGAGGCAGAAAGCAAGAATCTGCTGAAcactaaatttgtatattgctccCCAAATATTAGAAATGAGGTCTTTTAGATCCTTCTGAGCCCCATCGTTTCTAGCTTAACCTCTGGCATTCAAAGCAGGTATTAGTTGCCCATTTTCCATTTGTTTCACACCACTCTAAACGCGTCGTCCTGGGTTTTTATCTATCATTCCCCCCTTCTGggttcttccctttttttttttttttccaccatttTTATGCGTTCGTATTCTCACCTGTTTTTGCTGCAGGCATTCTCAGGAAAGGTAGGTACTGGAGTGTCAGCCTGCGCTGTTGCTTTAATTAGGACGCAGAAGCTGCGTTTGTGGAGGGTGACTGGATGCTCTGGACTCCCCAGAGTGAGGAACCAGCCCGAGGTAGAAGAATATCACAAAATGTGACCCAGCAGTCTCtaccccaggctgtcaggtttctTGTTCCCTGGAGTGTTCTTAGGCGTCCAGGACCTACAAAGCAGCAAGGACAGGCAATTCCCAGCACAACATACTGAAAAGAAGCTTGCCTCTGGAGCAGAACTGTCTTGAAAAGAACCGCAATAACCCAAAATGCCTCAGGGCCACTTCTGACTAGATGATGTAATTTGtaatggcgagaggccctggtgtgcccattctctctctatctgtctctctcttaaaaacaaaaaaaaaaaaagggctggagagatggcttagcggttaagcgcttgcctgtgaagcctaaggaccccggttcgaggctcggttccccaggtcccacgttagccagatgcacaagggggcgcacgcgtctggagttcgtttgcagaggctggaagccctggcgcgcccattctctctccctctatctgtctttctctctgtgtgtctgtctctctcaaataaataaaaaattaaaaaaatatatttaaaaaaaataaaataaaaaataaaaaaaaacaacaaaaaaaacaaaataaaataaataagtcaataaatggaTGTAGGCATCCCAGAGTGTTTAGACTTCCATCCAGGCTAGATACTCCACACCTAGTTCTGTTTGCTCCTGGGTTACTTAGGGAAAAAAGCAATACAGTCTCCATCACTCTTAacctttctcttctttattcCTTCCCCTGTGCCCTGCCACTCTAGGGCTAACAGTCTTTAAAGAATCttccagagccaggtgtggtggcgcacgcctttaatcccagcactgggaggcagaggtaggaggatcgcagtgagttcgaggccaccctgagactccatagtgaattccaggtcagcctgggccagagtgagaccctaccttgaaaaaacaaacaaacaaacaaacaaaaaaacccaaaagaatctTCCAAACAGGTCAAGGATCAGATGGCTTAAGCCTGTTTATTCCTTGGATAGCCAGTcctagcagacagcttcaggttgttgGGAggagcttccaaaccaggcacagttatgggaagaTTTACTTGAAGCTAGGGGCAGTTCCACAATGgtgggaaaacaacaacaaacaaacaaacaaaaaaccaccaccaaaagccTGAACAATAACCTGCAGGCAAACTGCAGGGAACCcatgcatatctttaggctggaattcagagtcCACCCCCACatgttttagggctggaccctaggatagTGACACCAAGTTAGGagcttgaataaaactgaattgactgggggacatccattcacactACCACACCAGTACAGAAGGTGAGCAATTCCAAAGGTGCTGCGAATCCATAGGTTACTTTCCTGGGTTGAGCAGGGAAAATAAGTCTGGTCACTACTCCTCTCTCTAACCATGGGCTGAGGAGATCCGTCATTGTTTCCCGCTAGCGCTAGAGGAGAAGATCCCAGATGCTGGCGGGAACTCGGGCGGTGGAAGCCCTGGTCTATTTCTCCTGGGACTTCTCATTGTGCTGGTCGTCAGCTTGGCACTGGTTTTCTTCGTGATCGTTCTGATAAGTAAGTACCTCTGGTGAGTCTTCACTGCTTCCGTGTGCACTCCTAtatgtgtaatttatttttttttattgacagcttccataattgtagacaataacccatggtaatttcctccccactttccccttttgaaactccactctccatcattacTCCTTCCTACtatcaatcagtttctcttttattttgatgtcatgatattttcttactgttacgatggtcttgtgtaggtactgtcaggcactgtgacgtcatggatatccaggctattttgtgtctggaggagcacgttgtaaggagtcctttggctctcatattctttctgccacctcttccgcaatggaccctgatccttggaagatATGagagagatgtgtcagtgctgagcactcttcaaTCACTTGTTATCAGCACCACgaggccttctgagtcatcccaaggtcactgccatctgaaaagagaagcttctctaaccaaaagtgagagtagcattaatatatgggtatgaacattaagagaagtgattactgggcagtttggtgagcatagtatatacacttatccagacatcagcagatgttatacccctagggctcatggctacccctgttgtaggttttcagtatcagggatgtattccctctcatggagtgggcctccagtccaattagagagcagttcatTTCTCCcatcacagacatgccactattgcatccgttggctcatttggcctggctggccaaatataaggctttcagtgtccactgtttgtaTCTTTACTGGtaaattccctctctcccattgaattgcctgcagcatggctttttccagctttctgtcagctggtctacatggaggacgtTATCAGCTTAGCTCTAGCAtgattctcagtgaccttgcaacccaagtatgtggagtcttcagcaataggatcttaccatctattccttgtgggaaaccaagagccttggcaaagccctaaaatgttttaggggtatcagtgagctccctggtcaacaactcactggaaggtatcccatccctggcactgaaaattttctagtaacaatctatggcttctgagtgttccattgcccaaaaaagtaggtttccatatcacttgtttatatcctcttagattttgtttagccctccctacacctttcctttactcaatctcttcccctgacctcacttaagccttttcaccCTTTCCTGTCTCAGGAACCCtcctcactgatttccacaatggctgtatcagattgcattcccaccaacagtgtagatgggttcctcttttgccacgtcctcaccagcatttatggtcattcattttcatgatggtagccaatctgacaggagtgagatggaatctcggtatagttttcatctgcatttccctgatggctagggagatagaacatatttttagatgtttatatgccatctttatttcttcttttgagaactctcttttgttccatagcccatttttaactggttgtttgatttcttattatttagttttttgagttctttgtatattttggatattaatcctctgtcagatgtatagctggcaagattttctcctattctgtaggttgtctcattgctttattcacagtgttatttgctgtacaaaagctttgtaatttcatgaggtcccagtagttgatccatggttttatttcctgagcaactggggttctattcagaaagtcttgctgaagggtttcccctactttttcttctagcagtttcagagtttaaggTCTGATACATTAGTACTAGAccatttgatccatttggacttaattcttgtgcatggagagagataaggatctattttcatccttctataggtacaaatccagttttcccagcaccatttgctgaagatgctgtcttttctccaatgagtatttctggcatttttgttgaagatcaggtggctgtaactACTTAGACTTCCATCTGTattctttattctgttccattggtctacatgtctgtttttgtgccagaaccatgctgtttttgttattatggctctgtaatataggttaaaatcaggtatgttgatactgccaggcttatttttgttgctcaaaattgttttagatattcaaggttttttgtgcttccaaatgaattttcagattgttttttctatttccatgaagaatgccattggaattttaaaagaatatttatttatttgacagagaaagagggagagagtgagagaatggatgtgccagggcctccagccactgcaaaagaactccagacatgtgctcccccatGTGcatgtcctgggaaatcaaacctgggtcctttggctttgcaggcaaacactttaactgctaagccattcctccagcccaccattggaattttgatggggattgcattaaatgtgtagatagcttttggtaagattgccaatttcacaatatctattcttccaatccaagaacaagggatgtctttccatttcctactgtcttctgaaatttcttgcttaagtgttttaacgctttcattatagagatcctttacttccttggttaggtttattccaaggtattttatttatttatttttgatgcaattgtgagtgggaatgattccctgatttcatcctctgtgtgtttgttgttagcatataggaaggctacattgtctaaaatagaccatatattaggacacaaagcaaatcttaacaaatacaggaaaatcaaaataattccttgcattctatctgaccacaatggaatcaaactacaaatcaataccaagaaaaactatagagcatacacaaaatcatggaaactaaacaatacactactaaatgatgaatgggtaaatgaagaaatcaagaaggaaatcaaaaattcacAGAGCCAAataaatgagaacacagcataccaaagcctttgggacacaatgaaggcaatcctaagagggaaatttctagctttatgtgcctatattaagaaattaggccATAAATAAACAACgtatgcttcaccttaaggccttggaaaaagaagaacaatacAAACTGAAAATctgtacatgggaagaaataataaagattagggcagaaattaatgaaatagaaacaaaaaaaaaaaaaaaatccaaagaatcaatgaaagaaagagttggtttaCCCTGACTTGGAAGGTAAAAGCagcacttccaatgcaagccGATATCCGAGGCTTTTTTGGGCAGGAATAAGcccaattaccttttgggatggctttggccTCAGTAATGCTGTGtacctgcttgggtccctctttgctgcgccgtgggttcaggtaggctggctgggttgcggCTCTGATCGCCTTTGCCGGGTGCAGTGTAGGTGATCTTCCTTCCCCAGgtccctggtgcttgctggtgcttgtgctggtgtTGAAAGGAGGggtggctgtggatggtggctgaagttttcCCACTGGTCCTCGTGATcttcttcctcatgagctgctccaCCTGTCTTTGCCATcctccccttcatgtttcttgagtttgcgaggagctccggtgtgagtggagaatcccctcacctggcttttcctgcggctcaggccaagcctggcagcGGTGGCCTCGTGGACCTGGtgccgccgctgctggagccgcttctgcctgcctctgtgggctctggatgctctgggtctctcctacttctctgctgaggttgataatttcttatacatatcactttttagtagaaaagcatattttgatttttttttaaaatttctctcccctaggctgctttgatgtggttcctatatttttatttttttttgttcattttttatttatttgtttgagagtgacagagagagagagaaagagacagagagagattaagaatggcgggccacagcttccagccactgcaaacgaactccagatgcgtgtacccccttgtgcatctggctaacgtgggtcctggggaaccaagcctcgaaccggggtccttaggctccacaggcaagcacttaaccgctaagccatctctccagcccctatgctgccatcttaaccagaagtcatgtGCACTCTTTACAGATGGTTTCCATAGCTGTTGTTTAATAGTGCTTCTGGAATGAGTCAGCCCTGCCTGGGCATcagaattttcaggaaaataaaacaaaacagcaagagAGCCACAGCCTCAAGAGAACCCTTTTGGAGTCAGGGACAGGGTTCTGGGGCACAAGTCTGTTGCACACTCCTACAATGCTAGGCTACAAATGTTTATATAATACATTAATTTCTTACTTGGAGACCCTAGCTGCCAAATCATAGGCAACTTATCCAGTTCATTCTAGGATTTTTTGACCCAACATATAGATTGTTTTATGCTTTAGATTCAGGATGATTATACCATATAGGCACACTCAGGTTTCAAACTCCCCCTCAGGTCTTCTCATTTGCATGTCACCCAACAAATCAACCTGATACATCTGGGGGCTTGTACAAAAGTGTATGTGGGGGGGAGCTGCGTGaggtggcacactcttttaatcccagcactggggaggcagaggtaggaggatcactgtgagtttgaggccagcttgggactacagagtgagttccaggtcaacctgggctagagtgagatactagcTCAAAGgagcaaaccaaaccaaaagaaacaaaaaaacggCATCGGCGATGTGACAAGGTAATTTCTTCCTTGGATGATGCTGCAGGCTGATGTCCTGTTCCTGATAGAAACTGCTCTGCCTGCTCTTGGTCTGGGCCATGCGTGTGTCCTTCAGTAGTGACACaggctgttgcagtccagttcacattgctggtagaaatcacccaaccaagagcagcttctgggaaaaagagatttattttggcttacaggctagaggggagctccacgatggcaggggaaaatgatggcatgagcagagggtggacatcaccccctggccaacagaaggtggaccacagcaacaggagggtgtgccaaacactggcatggggaaactggctataaagcccataagcctgcccccaacaatacactccctccaggaggcattaattcccaaatatccatcagctggggagctagcattcagaacacctaagtttatgggggacacctgaatcaagccaccacacaggCCTTCCCACCGCTGCTTGTCAGCCTAGAGACTCGCAAGCTGACAgtgtttccttcctctctgccttgaATGGTAGGAGGCACGctgccctctcttctctttccgtACGTGGCCCCCTTTACCAGATCCACTACTCTTCTCCCTCAGATGACCCCTTTATACCATTATCTGGATTATTCTAATCTCCCATAGCACGAAACACTGCAAGGCGCTGGAGGCTAGGAGTCGTCTTTGACACTGTTGTGCTTGGATGCCTGGGTCTTTTCACCCTGTCATTTCTTCTGCTCTTTCTTGTTATAgcctttgacattttttttttttttttttgagaatgtcTATAattcagtctggcctcaaacttgcctccaaagtgctgagattacaggtgcatgccaccacatttGGTTTAGCTTTCAACAGTTCTAAGAGAGAAGTGGCATTCTGTGTATTGGAGAAGAAGAGGTAGAGATGGTGCTGGGGAAGGAGTACGTGATCCTTTTATTGCCTCCAACCCCTTCTCTTCTCCAAAGGCTCCTCCCTTCCAGCCTGCCTGTCTTGTGTCTTTGGTGTCTGCGGTAGGCTGGTAAGGAGGCCTGATGTTTAATTGCTTCTCTCTCACCCAGTTGATTCCCTTCCCCACTTAGACAGTGACATGTGAattatccttgaaatcaatggaAGCTTGTATTTTTGGACTTCCAGTGACCAAAGAGGAGATTGGTATCTTTTTGGGAAATATTATTCCAACATAGGCTAGTGATCTGTCTGTCAATCCTACCATACTTGACTAGTGGTAATGACTTAGTAAGCTAGTAACATGTTTAGGTATGTCTATAGATGAGGAAGCTCTATCCTTTATGGGATAGTGGTAAGAGTAAGGGAAATTTATAATAACAGATGATGAATAATGAGTGTTTAGTCTTAGGCACTGCGTTAAACACTTGATATCTATTTGTCAAAATCTTTCAACTATCTGTGCAGTGTAGaatctatgtgtgcatgtggggagaTGGTACTGGGGATTTAACCTAGAGCTTTGTGTACATTAAGAAATGcccaattgggctggagggatggcttagtggttaagcacttgcctgtgaagcctaaggaccctggttcaaggctcgattccccaggacccacattagccagaagcagaagggggcacacgtgtctggagttcgtttgcagtggctgatggccctggcgtgcccattctctctctctctctctttctctctgcctcttactctctctgtctgttgctctcaaataaataaataaaaataaatttaaaaattttaaaaaaagaaatgccctaGTACAgagctataatcccagccctccttttactttttattttgagaagccATTCATCAAGTTGTGTTGAACTCTTTGAGTagcctaggcaggccttgaacttgtgattcttctgtctcagcttcttgAGTAGCTAGGATTTGAGGCGGATACCATCTGTGCCTGACTAGGGTTGATTATTCTGAATTTATCAGTGACAAAACTGAAGCTTAGTATGCCCAAGATGACATAGTCA
This genomic interval from Jaculus jaculus isolate mJacJac1 chromosome 16, mJacJac1.mat.Y.cur, whole genome shotgun sequence contains the following:
- the Lsmem1 gene encoding leucine-rich single-pass membrane protein 1, translating into MNHSLQDPGSRGIHEEGKLYIVDSINDLNKLTLCPAGSEHLFPLEEKIPDAGGNSGGGSPGLFLLGLLIVLVVSLALVFFVIVLIIQTGSRMDDVSRRLTTEGKDIADLRKMNSLIIKRLNQLDSEGN